A stretch of the Capsicum annuum cultivar UCD-10X-F1 chromosome 8, UCD10Xv1.1, whole genome shotgun sequence genome encodes the following:
- the LOC124886706 gene encoding uncharacterized protein LOC124886706: MGLTDTIKNDNKASNQNKAKAMIFLRHHLDEEVNAVNFLPTRCERSSDLSRSDGRGRGRDRYFNHGDYLAINNNPQHQQYKKKGEAPEAAPRTNSESRCYRCGGKRHLSRTYRTPKHLVKLYQDSLKRIENDVETNFHLEDSVEPMDLEVSDFFAIFEEHVNLPVGDNHEIV; the protein is encoded by the exons ATGGGTCTAACAGACACCATAAAAAATGACAATAAAGCATCAAATCAAAATAAGGCCAAGGCCATGATATTTCTTCGTCATCATCTTGATGAAG AAGTGAATGCGGTAAATTTTCTCCCAACTAGGTGTGAAAGAAGTTCTGACCTCAGTCGTAGTGATGGTCGAGGTCGTGGTCGTGACAGGTATTTTAATCATGGTGATTACCTTGCAATAAATAATAATCCTCAGCACCAGCAGTACAAAAAGAAGGGGGAAGCTCCTGAAGCAGCGCCAAGGACGAACTCTGAAAGTAGATGTTATCGATGTGGAGGAAAGAGGCACTTGTCGCGTACCTATCGTACGCCAAAGCATCTGGTAAAACTCTATCAGGATTCCCTTAAAAGGATAGAAAATGATGTTGAAACAAACTTTCACCTTGAAGATAGCGTTGAGCCCATGGACTTGGAAGTTTCAGATTTCTTTGCAATTTTTGAAGAACATGTAAATCTCCCTGTAGGTGATAATCATGAAATAGTCTGA
- the LOC107840119 gene encoding malate dehydrogenase, glyoxysomal, protein MQQPSGSEVHQRIARISAHLYPSNPQMGEGSMLERTNCRAKGGAAGFKVAILGAAGGIGQPLAMLMKMNPLVSVLHLYDVVNSPGVTADISHMDTGAVVRGFLGQSELEGALTGMDLVIIPAGIPRKPGMTRDDLFKINAGIVRTLCEGIAKCCPNAIVNLISNPVNSTVPIAAEVFKKAGTYDPKKLLGVTSLDVVRANTFVAEVLGLDPREVEVPVVGGHAGVTILPLLSQVKPPCSFTQEETEYLTKRIQDGGTEVVEAKKGAGSATLSMAYAAVKFADVCLKGLRGDAGVVACAFVASQVTELPFFASKVRLGRMGAEEVYQLGPLNEYERIGLQKAKKELAESIQKGISFIRN, encoded by the exons ATGCAGCAGCCATCAGGTTCAGAAGTTCACCAACGTATTGCCAGAATTTCAGCTCATCTCTACCCTTCAAATCCCCAG ATGGGAGAGGGGTCTATGTTGGAAAGAACAAATTGCAGAGCAAAAGGTGGGGCAGCTGGATTCAAGGTTGCTATACTGGGTGCTGCTGGAGGAATTGGGCAACCACTTGCAATGTTGATGAAGATGAATCCTTTAGTCTCTGTTCTTCATCTTTATGATGTTGTTAATTCTCCCGGTGTTACTGCTGATATTAGCCACATGGACACTGGTGCTGTT GTGAGGGGTTTTCTGGGGCAAAGTGAGCTTGAGGGTGCGCTTACAGGAATGGACCTTGTGATTATACCTGCTGGTATTCCGAGAAAACCAGGAATGACAAGAGATGATCTTTTTAAGATTAATGCTGGGATTGTGAGGACCCTCTGTGAAGGAATTGCAAAGTGTTGTCCTAATGCTATTGTTAATTTGATTAGTAATCCTGTGAACTCCACAGTTCCTATTGCAGCTGAAGTTTTCAAGAAAGCAGGTACTTATGATCCAAAGAAGCTCCTTGGAGTTACCTCACTAGATGTTGTGAGAGCGAATACTTTTGTG GCAGAAGTTTTGGGACTGGATCCTAGGGAAGTGGAAGTTCCTGTTGTTGGAGGTCATGCTGGGGTGACAATTTTGCCTCTTCTCTCACAG GTCAAGCCTCCTTGCTCCTTTACACAGGAGGAAACAGAGTATTTGACTAAGCGCATTCAAGATGGAGGAACGGAGGTTGTTGAG GCCAAAAAGGGGGCTGGATCTGCAACTCTATCTATG GCATATGCAGCTGTAAAATTTGCAGATGTTTGCCTCAAGGGCTTAAGAGGAGATGCCGGTGTGGTGGCTTGTGCTTTTGTAGCCTCTCAG GTAACAGAACTCCCTTTCTTTGCCTCCAAAGTACGACTTGGTCGTATGGGAGCTGAAGAAGTATATCAACTTGGTCC